From the genome of Elusimicrobiaceae bacterium, one region includes:
- the speB gene encoding agmatinase yields the protein MSDNVQTDKFMGLESKKSSLALCKFAVVPVPFEKTVCYGHGTAKGPAAVIEASTQIELWDEETHTETWEEGIHTCPAVNCSGSTNKVFKEIDKTVRNLMQYKQCTPFYIGGEHTVTQALAQPYIEAYKNLSILHFDAHADLRETFEGTPKSHACALYPASRQVPVVQVGIRSVASEEKQYCNAGKVTTFFAHENRDVNKLIPQVLKKLTDTVYITIDVDGFDPSVIPATGTPQPGGFGWYEALDLFRAVIAKKKIVAVDVVEACQRKADPITEFNTSKLIYRLMGYLTVKGQKKK from the coding sequence GTGAGCGACAACGTACAAACCGATAAGTTTATGGGGCTAGAGAGCAAAAAAAGCTCTCTGGCCCTTTGTAAATTCGCCGTCGTGCCGGTACCGTTTGAAAAAACAGTATGTTACGGTCATGGTACGGCCAAAGGCCCCGCGGCCGTGATTGAAGCCTCTACTCAAATTGAACTCTGGGACGAAGAAACACATACGGAAACTTGGGAAGAAGGCATTCATACGTGTCCGGCGGTAAATTGCAGCGGTAGCACCAATAAAGTTTTCAAAGAAATTGATAAAACCGTGCGCAACCTTATGCAATACAAACAATGCACTCCATTTTATATCGGCGGAGAACATACGGTTACACAAGCACTGGCTCAACCGTATATTGAAGCCTATAAAAATTTGAGCATTTTACATTTTGACGCCCATGCCGATTTGCGCGAAACTTTTGAAGGAACACCTAAAAGTCATGCCTGCGCTTTATATCCGGCTTCGCGCCAAGTGCCCGTGGTGCAAGTAGGCATTCGCAGTGTAGCCAGTGAAGAAAAACAATACTGCAATGCCGGCAAAGTAACTACTTTCTTTGCACACGAAAACCGCGACGTCAATAAACTCATTCCGCAAGTACTTAAAAAACTGACGGATACGGTTTATATCACTATTGACGTGGACGGATTTGATCCATCGGTCATTCCGGCTACCGGCACGCCGCAACCCGGCGGGTTTGGCTGGTATGAGGCACTAGACTTATTCCGCGCGGTCATCGCCAAAAAGAAAATCGTAGCGGTGGACGTGGTGGAAGCGTGTCAACGCAAAGCTGACCCGATTACAGAGTTCAATACCTCTAAGTTGATTTACCGCTTAATGGGTTATTTAACCGTAAAAGGGCAAAAAAAGAAATAA
- a CDS encoding deoxyhypusine synthase, with product MAKLTKKDFLKKTIQHIDMKKYNVVPMVEAFENMAYASREVARASKIYNMMLSDKKCSVILCIAGSLVSAGMKKVVVDMIQNHMVDAIVSNGANIVDQDFFEALGYKHYIGTPYNQDDNLLRDLHIDRIYDTYIDEDQLKECDETIHKICEYLEPRPYSSREFIWEMGKWLEKNKKGKDSIVYNAYKYGVPVFVPAFSDCSAGFGFVAHQTQHPGAHVSIDSAKDFLELTKIKIKAKETGLMMWSGGVPKNFAQDTVVAAEILGADIPMHKYAVQITVADVRDGALSGSTLKEASSWGKVSTALEQMVYGECTTLIPLIIGYGYHKGAWKKRKASNYVKFLQDEDKKAKKAK from the coding sequence ATGGCAAAACTGACAAAGAAAGACTTTCTCAAAAAGACCATTCAACACATTGATATGAAAAAATACAATGTGGTGCCAATGGTAGAAGCGTTTGAGAATATGGCCTACGCTTCCCGCGAAGTGGCCCGCGCGAGCAAAATCTATAATATGATGCTCTCGGATAAAAAATGCTCTGTCATTTTATGTATTGCGGGATCTTTAGTATCTGCCGGTATGAAAAAAGTAGTGGTAGATATGATCCAAAATCACATGGTAGATGCAATCGTTTCTAATGGAGCCAACATTGTGGACCAAGACTTTTTTGAAGCCTTGGGTTATAAACATTATATCGGCACTCCGTACAACCAAGACGATAATTTGTTGCGCGATTTGCATATTGACCGCATCTACGACACCTATATTGATGAAGACCAACTCAAAGAATGTGATGAAACTATTCACAAAATCTGCGAATATTTAGAGCCGCGCCCTTATTCTTCCCGCGAATTTATTTGGGAAATGGGTAAATGGTTGGAAAAGAACAAAAAAGGCAAAGATTCTATCGTCTATAATGCTTACAAATACGGCGTGCCTGTATTTGTACCGGCATTTAGCGATTGCTCTGCCGGATTTGGTTTTGTAGCCCACCAGACGCAACATCCGGGTGCCCATGTATCCATCGACAGTGCCAAGGACTTTTTGGAACTTACCAAAATCAAAATTAAAGCCAAAGAAACCGGACTCATGATGTGGTCCGGCGGCGTGCCGAAAAACTTCGCCCAAGATACGGTCGTAGCGGCCGAAATTTTGGGAGCGGATATCCCGATGCACAAATACGCCGTGCAAATCACGGTAGCCGATGTGCGTGACGGTGCCTTGTCCGGTTCTACCTTAAAAGAAGCCTCTTCTTGGGGTAAAGTATCCACCGCGTTAGAGCAAATGGTGTATGGCGAATGCACTACGCTCATCCCGCTTATCATCGGATACGGATATCACAAAGGCGCTTGGAAAAAACGCAAAGCCAGCAATTACGTCAAATTCTTACAAGATGAAGACAAAAAAGCGAAAAAAGCTAAATAA
- a CDS encoding serine hydroxymethyltransferase, whose protein sequence is MYRELATNDAEVFAAVSAELTRQRHKLELIASENFTSLAVMQAQGSILTNKYAEGYPAKRYYGGCEHVDVVETLAIERAKKIFGAEHANVQPHSGAQANMAVYMALLQPGDTVLGLNLSHGGHLTHGHPMNFSGKLYHIIAMNVRQDTEEIDYEEAAKLALEHKPKLIFAGASNYSRVFDWKRLREIANSCGAYLACDVAHYAGLIAAGEYPNPVPYADVVTTTTHKTLRGPRGGLILCKEKLAKAINSSVFPGVQGGPLMHVIAAKAVCFGEALKPEFKVYQHQVVLNAKALAKALQDKGYRLVAGGTDSHVMCLDLRSKGITGKVAEAALDKAGITANKNTIPFDPEKPFVTSGLRIGTPAITTRGMKEEDMLKVADFIDRAITHYGDDTYLAQEAKEVEKFLEKFPLYKELN, encoded by the coding sequence ATGTATCGCGAATTAGCCACAAATGATGCCGAAGTTTTTGCCGCAGTATCAGCGGAACTCACCCGCCAACGCCATAAATTAGAACTTATCGCTTCCGAAAATTTTACTTCCTTAGCCGTTATGCAGGCACAAGGATCTATCCTTACCAATAAATATGCGGAAGGATATCCCGCTAAACGCTATTACGGCGGATGTGAACATGTAGATGTAGTGGAAACACTGGCTATTGAACGAGCAAAAAAAATCTTTGGGGCAGAGCACGCTAACGTGCAACCGCACTCGGGCGCGCAAGCTAATATGGCTGTGTACATGGCGCTGTTACAACCCGGAGATACGGTGCTGGGATTAAATCTGTCGCACGGAGGCCATTTGACCCACGGACACCCGATGAATTTTTCCGGCAAACTCTACCATATCATTGCCATGAATGTGCGGCAAGATACCGAAGAAATTGATTATGAGGAAGCGGCCAAACTGGCACTGGAACATAAACCTAAACTGATTTTTGCCGGCGCCTCTAATTATTCGCGCGTATTTGATTGGAAACGCTTGCGTGAAATTGCAAACAGTTGCGGTGCCTATTTAGCGTGTGATGTGGCACATTATGCAGGCTTAATTGCCGCCGGAGAATATCCAAATCCTGTCCCGTATGCCGATGTAGTGACCACCACCACGCACAAAACTTTGCGCGGGCCGCGCGGCGGGCTGATTTTATGTAAAGAGAAGTTAGCCAAAGCTATTAATTCTTCTGTTTTCCCCGGTGTGCAAGGCGGGCCGCTGATGCATGTAATTGCGGCCAAGGCGGTTTGTTTCGGGGAAGCCTTAAAACCAGAGTTTAAAGTGTATCAACATCAAGTGGTACTCAATGCCAAAGCACTGGCTAAAGCCTTACAAGATAAAGGATATCGATTGGTGGCCGGCGGCACTGACAGCCATGTGATGTGCCTTGATTTGCGCTCGAAAGGTATTACCGGAAAAGTAGCGGAAGCGGCATTGGATAAAGCAGGTATTACCGCCAACAAAAATACTATTCCGTTTGATCCGGAAAAACCTTTTGTAACCAGCGGGCTACGTATCGGCACGCCTGCTATTACTACCCGCGGTATGAAGGAAGAGGATATGCTTAAAGTAGCCGATTTCATTGACCGCGCGATTACGCATTACGGCGATGATACTTATTTAGCGCAAGAAGCCAAAGAAGTGGAAAAATTCCTCGAAAAATTTCCGCTATATAAAGAATTAAATTAA
- a CDS encoding Zn-dependent oligopeptidase: MKKIILLVSLLAISAGAYSMQSMFTKDGVLHFNYKAEELAPTEKAARAQLEKDLDALVAIPDDKRTFENTVLGYERAFERYGNALGMSGFLSYVSTDKNFRDAALALQMEMSQHMVDIATRRDVYRAIKAYADTNPQLEPDQARLLKDMMIGFKNSGMNLNDADLETFKKLNKEKAQYIIQFEKNIQEYKDYLDVTEEELQGLGEDYKAKLQKTEEGKYRVTLDYPDYVPFMLNSDSDEARKTLEFKYNRRGGEENVQLLEKTLTLRRQIAQLLGYKNHAQLKLENRMAKNPDRVFDFLQDLEKRLKPMSKKEDKNLIAYKNEKKGSKSRTLYPYESGYWGNKYKKENLDVDPEKIKEYFPSDVVINGMLDLFGNLFGISFEPVTIPVWHPDVKAFKIINKSDGALVAYFYMDLYPRDGKYKHAACFDLVEGQQKEDGSWQVPFVAIVANVNKPSADTPSLLKHSEVTTLFHEFGHVLHNALTKARYSAQAGTSVSWDFVEAPSQMLERWAWNPQVLKKISKHYKTGETLPDETIEKMIAAKNFGAGGAYLRQNFFAQYDMTLHTAPKTLDTTQTYIKMTKKIRGLPLTKNTYPQASFGHIMGGYDAGYYGYLWSEVIAEDFFSEFQKQGIFNPEIGLKYRREILEKGGTEDETDLVQNFLGRQAEIGPFLKAIGLEENK; the protein is encoded by the coding sequence ATGAAAAAAATTATCTTATTAGTGAGTTTATTAGCCATTTCGGCGGGAGCGTATAGTATGCAGAGTATGTTCACAAAAGACGGCGTGTTACATTTTAATTATAAAGCGGAAGAATTGGCTCCGACAGAAAAAGCGGCCCGTGCACAACTGGAAAAGGATTTGGATGCCTTGGTGGCTATCCCGGATGACAAACGCACCTTTGAAAATACGGTGCTGGGTTATGAGCGCGCTTTTGAACGCTACGGAAATGCCTTGGGAATGAGCGGATTTTTGTCTTATGTTTCCACCGATAAAAATTTCCGCGATGCGGCACTGGCTCTGCAAATGGAAATGAGCCAACACATGGTGGATATTGCCACGCGCCGCGATGTGTACCGTGCGATTAAGGCTTATGCCGATACCAATCCTCAATTAGAGCCCGATCAAGCCCGTTTGCTAAAAGATATGATGATTGGTTTCAAAAACAGCGGTATGAATCTAAACGACGCCGATTTGGAAACATTTAAAAAATTAAATAAAGAAAAAGCCCAGTACATTATTCAGTTTGAAAAGAATATACAGGAATATAAAGATTATCTGGATGTTACCGAAGAAGAATTGCAAGGTTTGGGCGAAGATTATAAAGCCAAACTACAAAAGACCGAAGAAGGCAAATACCGCGTAACTTTAGATTACCCCGACTATGTACCGTTTATGCTCAACTCCGATAGTGATGAGGCACGCAAAACCTTAGAGTTCAAATACAATCGCCGCGGCGGAGAAGAAAACGTACAATTACTGGAAAAAACCCTCACGTTGCGACGGCAAATAGCACAACTTTTGGGCTATAAAAATCACGCACAACTCAAATTGGAAAACCGTATGGCCAAAAATCCGGACCGTGTGTTTGACTTCTTACAGGATTTGGAAAAACGACTGAAACCCATGTCTAAAAAAGAAGATAAAAATTTAATCGCTTATAAAAATGAAAAGAAGGGAAGTAAAAGCCGCACCCTCTATCCTTATGAAAGCGGTTACTGGGGCAATAAATATAAAAAGGAAAACTTGGATGTAGATCCGGAAAAAATTAAAGAATATTTCCCCTCGGATGTAGTAATTAACGGCATGTTGGATTTGTTTGGTAATTTATTTGGCATTTCTTTTGAGCCGGTTACCATTCCGGTATGGCATCCCGACGTAAAAGCATTTAAGATTATTAATAAATCCGATGGTGCTTTGGTGGCTTATTTCTATATGGACTTATATCCGCGTGACGGGAAATATAAACATGCAGCCTGTTTTGATTTGGTAGAAGGACAGCAAAAAGAAGACGGTTCTTGGCAGGTGCCCTTTGTGGCAATTGTGGCCAATGTCAATAAACCTTCCGCCGATACGCCTTCTTTACTCAAACACAGCGAAGTGACCACCTTGTTCCACGAATTTGGACATGTGTTGCATAATGCATTGACTAAAGCGCGTTATAGTGCTCAAGCCGGTACCAGCGTCAGTTGGGACTTTGTAGAAGCGCCCAGCCAAATGTTGGAGCGGTGGGCTTGGAATCCGCAGGTGCTTAAAAAAATCAGCAAGCATTATAAAACCGGGGAAACATTACCGGATGAAACGATTGAAAAAATGATTGCGGCGAAAAATTTCGGAGCGGGCGGAGCATATCTGCGGCAAAACTTTTTTGCACAGTATGATATGACCTTGCATACCGCACCGAAAACTTTGGATACCACGCAAACTTATATAAAAATGACCAAGAAAATTCGCGGCTTGCCTTTAACAAAAAACACCTATCCGCAGGCGTCGTTCGGACATATTATGGGCGGATATGATGCCGGATATTATGGGTATTTGTGGTCAGAAGTAATTGCGGAAGATTTTTTCAGTGAATTTCAAAAACAGGGTATTTTTAATCCGGAAATCGGCTTAAAATACCGCCGCGAAATTTTGGAAAAGGGCGGCACGGAGGATGAGACGGATTTGGTGCAGAACTTTTTGGGTCGCCAAGCAGAGATAGGGCCGTTCTTAAAAGCGATCGGTTTGGAGGAAAATAAATGA
- a CDS encoding arginine decarboxylase, pyruvoyl-dependent — translation MYEPFVPKEIFLTKGIGRHKEKLASFEEALRDAKIAPFNIVPVSSIFPPGCKIIPVSKGVSQLKTGQILHCVISRNTSNEYRRLISASVGVAIPKDGKHYHGYLSEHHSFGETDKQAGDYAEDLAAMMLSTTLGIDFDSDTTWDQKEEIWKMSGKIVKTTNITQSAICVDGMWTTVIAAAVFVK, via the coding sequence ATGTACGAACCGTTTGTACCCAAAGAAATATTCCTAACTAAAGGAATCGGCCGTCACAAAGAAAAACTGGCGAGCTTTGAAGAAGCCTTGCGCGATGCCAAAATTGCGCCGTTTAACATTGTGCCGGTATCCAGCATTTTCCCCCCGGGATGCAAAATTATTCCCGTGTCCAAAGGCGTAAGCCAACTCAAAACCGGACAAATTTTGCATTGCGTCATTAGCCGCAACACCAGCAACGAATATCGCCGCTTAATCTCGGCTTCTGTGGGTGTGGCTATTCCTAAAGACGGCAAACATTATCATGGTTATTTGTCGGAACACCACAGCTTTGGTGAAACGGATAAACAAGCCGGTGACTATGCCGAAGACTTGGCGGCCATGATGTTATCCACCACCTTAGGTATTGACTTTGATAGCGATACCACGTGGGATCAAAAAGAAGAAATTTGGAAAATGAGCGGTAAAATCGTAAAGACCACCAACATTACCCAATCTGCCATTTGTGTAGACGGTATGTGGACCACGGTTATTGCCGCTGCCGTGTTTGTCAAATAA
- a CDS encoding squalene/phytoene synthase family protein: MTTQTAYKKSSFGPAFLFLSKKRREALAVYYAFCRLMDDIADEPEIKDKSAQLCFWKQEIQRIFAATPETQLGKELQQISREFNMPADRFLLLIEGMEADVQTKTYATFKELEWYLWRVAGIVGQATLDILDVKGPKAAELARALGFAVQLTNIVRDVREDAGLGRVYIPLEMLQRHGVDLQSMLRSVQPQQLAPVLAELAKLSYAYYAQAEQIMRTFPARKMLPCRVMGFVYRKNLAKIEKTGFVFDKAIKLSKFEKIGCCIYAVGKTTLSL, from the coding sequence ATGACAACTCAAACGGCCTATAAAAAATCCAGCTTTGGTCCGGCGTTTTTATTTTTAAGTAAAAAACGCAGAGAGGCTTTGGCCGTATATTATGCTTTTTGTCGTTTGATGGATGATATTGCCGACGAGCCGGAAATAAAAGATAAAAGTGCTCAACTTTGTTTTTGGAAGCAAGAAATCCAGCGCATATTTGCCGCTACACCGGAAACGCAATTGGGAAAAGAACTGCAACAAATTAGCCGGGAATTTAATATGCCGGCAGATCGTTTTCTGTTGCTCATAGAAGGAATGGAAGCGGATGTTCAAACCAAAACATACGCCACGTTTAAGGAATTAGAGTGGTACTTGTGGCGGGTGGCGGGCATTGTCGGGCAAGCGACCTTAGATATTTTAGATGTAAAGGGGCCTAAGGCGGCCGAACTGGCCCGGGCACTGGGGTTTGCGGTGCAACTGACCAATATCGTGCGGGATGTACGGGAGGATGCTGGTTTAGGACGGGTATATATTCCGTTAGAAATGTTACAACGGCACGGAGTGGATTTGCAAAGTATGTTGCGGTCTGTTCAGCCACAACAACTAGCTCCGGTACTGGCAGAATTAGCCAAGTTGTCATACGCCTATTACGCGCAAGCGGAACAAATCATGCGCACGTTTCCTGCCCGAAAAATGTTGCCATGCCGTGTGATGGGCTTTGTTTATCGCAAAAATCTTGCTAAAATAGAAAAAACAGGTTTTGTGTTCGATAAAGCCATTAAATTATCTAAGTTTGAAAAGATAGGGTGCTGTATATATGCAGTGGGGAAAACTACTCTTAGTTTGTAG